Proteins encoded within one genomic window of Guyparkeria hydrothermalis:
- the mrdA gene encoding penicillin-binding protein 2: MLDRLHDHGRARRLFRRRILFAAAVSLLVVFTLLGRAAWLQIAQHEHYQAKAEKNRTRVVVLPPERGRIFDANGEVVADNVATYQVQITPEHSRDVDAELDLLARVLELDARSVEAIEERIRVSRRFDPVLIKTGLDEVERARVARLKPWLQGTEIVSSLKRVYPYQELLAHVVGYVGRINAEDVKRLDPDAYQGTQYVGKTGIERQYEDRLHGEPGYRVVEVDALGREVEVLETVRPVPGKDIALTIDVGLQGVAAAALGEYAGAVVAEDPRDGAIRAMVSRPSFDPNLFVDGISSKDYKRLLSDPDRPLYNRAVAATYPPGSTIKPVMGLAGMHYDLLDPEKPFFAGPYYQIPGNKHRYRDWRKWGHGWVDFKKSIYRSVDVYYYDLAYRMGIDRMHAFLTDFGLGHKTGVDLPGEASGLVPSREWKQRVKQQVWFPGETVIAGIGQGYMLSTILQLADMTSTLALSGVRHTPWLVAPVEGPRQPRARLELGSDDYWRRAREAMRAVVGHKRGTANKIEAPYPIAGKTGTAQVFSVAQDEEYDAEELARRLHDHALFVGFAPFDDPKLAVAVIAEHGGSGSGTAAPIARKVMDFWFDVTPDAEVQPEFSEYGD; encoded by the coding sequence ATGCTAGATCGGCTCCACGACCACGGCCGGGCCCGGCGCCTGTTCCGACGGCGAATCCTGTTCGCCGCGGCCGTGTCGTTGCTCGTCGTCTTCACGCTGTTGGGGCGGGCGGCCTGGCTGCAGATCGCGCAGCACGAGCACTACCAGGCCAAGGCGGAAAAGAACCGCACCCGGGTGGTCGTTCTGCCGCCGGAGCGTGGTCGGATATTCGATGCCAACGGCGAGGTGGTGGCCGACAATGTCGCCACCTACCAGGTGCAGATCACCCCTGAGCACAGTCGCGATGTCGATGCCGAGCTGGACCTGCTCGCCCGGGTGCTCGAACTCGATGCGCGCTCGGTCGAGGCGATCGAGGAGCGCATTCGCGTCAGTCGCCGCTTCGACCCGGTCTTGATCAAGACCGGTCTGGACGAGGTCGAGCGTGCCCGCGTGGCGCGCCTCAAGCCGTGGCTGCAGGGCACCGAAATCGTCTCCAGTCTCAAGCGGGTCTATCCCTACCAGGAGCTGCTGGCTCACGTGGTGGGCTACGTCGGGCGTATCAATGCCGAGGACGTCAAGCGGCTTGATCCCGATGCCTATCAGGGCACGCAATACGTCGGCAAGACCGGGATCGAGCGCCAGTATGAGGACCGTCTGCATGGCGAGCCCGGTTATCGGGTGGTCGAGGTCGACGCGCTGGGGCGCGAGGTCGAGGTGCTGGAGACGGTCCGGCCGGTGCCGGGCAAGGACATTGCCCTGACCATCGACGTCGGCCTGCAGGGCGTGGCTGCAGCGGCGCTGGGCGAATACGCCGGTGCCGTGGTGGCAGAGGACCCGCGTGACGGGGCCATTCGGGCGATGGTGTCACGGCCGTCTTTCGATCCCAATCTGTTCGTCGACGGCATCAGCAGCAAGGATTACAAGCGACTGCTCAGCGATCCCGACCGGCCGCTGTACAACCGCGCGGTGGCCGCGACGTATCCGCCGGGTTCCACGATCAAGCCGGTGATGGGGCTGGCGGGCATGCACTACGACCTGCTGGACCCCGAAAAGCCGTTCTTTGCCGGCCCCTACTACCAGATCCCAGGCAACAAGCACCGCTATCGGGACTGGCGCAAATGGGGGCACGGCTGGGTCGACTTCAAGAAGTCGATCTATCGCTCGGTCGACGTCTACTACTACGATCTTGCCTATCGCATGGGCATCGACCGGATGCATGCCTTCCTGACCGACTTCGGTCTGGGTCACAAGACCGGGGTCGATCTGCCGGGCGAGGCCTCCGGCCTGGTGCCGTCGCGCGAATGGAAGCAGCGGGTCAAGCAGCAGGTGTGGTTCCCGGGCGAGACCGTGATCGCCGGGATCGGTCAGGGATACATGCTGTCGACGATCCTGCAGCTGGCCGACATGACCTCGACGCTGGCGCTTTCCGGGGTGCGGCATACCCCGTGGCTGGTGGCACCCGTGGAGGGGCCGCGACAGCCGCGCGCCCGGCTGGAACTCGGCAGCGACGATTACTGGCGACGTGCCCGCGAGGCGATGCGGGCCGTGGTCGGTCACAAGCGTGGCACGGCGAACAAGATCGAGGCGCCGTATCCGATTGCCGGCAAGACGGGGACCGCCCAGGTCTTCTCCGTGGCCCAGGACGAGGAATACGATGCCGAGGAATTGGCGCGCCGCCTGCACGACCACGCCCTGTTCGTCGGCTTCGCGCCGTTCGACGATCCGAAGCTCGCGGTGGCGGTGATCGCCGAGCACGGCGGCAGCGGCTCCGGCACGGCCGCGCCGATCGCGCGCAAGGTGATGGACTTCTGGTTCGACGTCACGCCGGATGCCGAGGTGCAGCCTGAATTTTCCGAGTACGGGGACTGA
- the rodA gene encoding rod shape-determining protein RodA has protein sequence MGTDRLQSTPLSQRLGGTLQSVFKLDPILLFFVALIAVIGVVAGYSAAEQSDAWVERSVVRLGLGFGLMLVIAQIPQRWFFAAAPWLFAMVVLMLVAVWLVGDMGGGARRWLDLGVIRFQPAELMKVAMPMTIAWFLARRPLPPGPLDVTVAMLAVMIPTVLIAGQPDLGSSLLIMASGLFVLFFAGLSWWYIGGFLALTAAAMPVMWFFVMHAYQKERVMTLLDPASDPLGAGYHTIQSMIAIGSGGIWGKGWLQGTQSHLDFLPEGTTDFILAVYAEEFGLMGLVLLFLLYLAVVWRGLWIAEHAESVEGRLLAASIAMTFMVYVLVNAGMVLGLLPVVGAPLPLLSYGGTALVTIMVGLGMLMSIRTQRSFLGHDR, from the coding sequence ATGGGCACCGATCGCCTGCAATCGACACCGTTGAGCCAGCGCCTGGGCGGCACGCTCCAGTCGGTGTTCAAGCTCGACCCGATCCTGCTGTTCTTCGTCGCCCTGATCGCCGTCATCGGCGTGGTGGCCGGCTACTCGGCGGCCGAACAGAGCGATGCCTGGGTCGAGCGCAGCGTGGTGCGCCTCGGGCTAGGCTTTGGCCTGATGCTGGTGATCGCCCAGATCCCGCAGCGCTGGTTCTTTGCCGCCGCGCCGTGGCTGTTCGCCATGGTGGTGCTGATGCTGGTGGCCGTCTGGCTGGTGGGCGACATGGGCGGCGGGGCGCGTCGCTGGCTCGATCTGGGCGTGATTCGCTTTCAGCCGGCCGAGTTGATGAAGGTCGCCATGCCGATGACGATCGCCTGGTTCCTCGCCCGCCGGCCGTTGCCGCCGGGGCCGCTGGACGTCACCGTGGCGATGCTGGCGGTGATGATCCCCACGGTGCTGATCGCCGGCCAGCCGGACCTCGGGTCGTCGTTGCTCATCATGGCCTCGGGATTGTTCGTGCTGTTCTTCGCCGGGCTGTCGTGGTGGTACATCGGCGGTTTTCTCGCCCTGACGGCCGCGGCCATGCCGGTGATGTGGTTTTTCGTCATGCACGCCTACCAGAAGGAGCGCGTGATGACACTGCTCGATCCCGCCAGCGATCCGCTGGGGGCGGGCTACCACACCATCCAGTCGATGATCGCGATCGGCTCGGGCGGCATCTGGGGGAAGGGCTGGCTGCAGGGCACCCAGTCGCACCTCGACTTCCTGCCCGAGGGGACGACCGACTTCATCCTGGCGGTGTACGCCGAGGAATTCGGGCTGATGGGGCTGGTCCTACTGTTCCTGCTGTATCTCGCCGTCGTCTGGCGCGGGCTGTGGATCGCCGAACATGCCGAATCCGTCGAGGGGCGCCTGCTGGCCGCCTCGATCGCCATGACCTTCATGGTCTACGTGCTGGTCAATGCCGGCATGGTGCTGGGGCTCTTGCCGGTGGTCGGCGCACCGTTGCCATTGCTTAGTTATGGCGGGACAGCGCTGGTGACCATCATGGTGGGTTTGGGTATGCTGATGAGCATCCGTACGCAACGAAGTTTTCTGGGGCACGATCGTTAG
- the mltB gene encoding lytic murein transglycosylase B, whose protein sequence is MKDALGRGFSRFRSGGRTLLFSLLGWSALTGSLPAAAGYLERDEVQAFLDRAVDETGVERGQIEQWLGSAVYQQKIIDAITRPAESKTWGEYRPIFLTEKRIDGGVAFMEENAELLEEVAATYGVSPYVIAAIIGVETYYGRLTGGYRVIDALATLGFDYPKRGEFFRGQLIEFIRLAGEENLDMDRAEGSYAGAMGMPQFIPSSYRHYAVDGDGDGDRDLWDSRHDVFASVANYFVEHGWGQGEPVMFEVDINDADVDDLLNRIRDLEPKTTLGELRERGVSVPDDAPVPDDFDVMLFTLTDGDDVSYHVGLNNFYVITRYNHSVLYATAVWQLAQAIQRRRESEAG, encoded by the coding sequence ATGAAAGACGCATTGGGGCGCGGTTTTAGCCGCTTCCGGAGCGGGGGAAGGACCCTGCTGTTTTCGCTGCTCGGCTGGTCCGCTCTGACGGGCTCGCTGCCGGCGGCTGCAGGCTATCTCGAACGTGACGAGGTGCAGGCCTTCCTCGATCGGGCGGTGGACGAGACGGGTGTCGAGCGCGGCCAGATCGAGCAGTGGCTCGGCTCGGCGGTCTATCAGCAGAAGATCATCGATGCGATCACCCGGCCGGCCGAGTCCAAGACCTGGGGCGAATATCGTCCGATCTTCCTCACCGAAAAGCGCATCGACGGCGGTGTGGCCTTCATGGAGGAGAACGCCGAGCTGCTCGAGGAAGTGGCGGCAACCTACGGTGTCTCGCCTTACGTGATCGCGGCCATCATCGGCGTGGAAACGTATTACGGTCGGCTGACCGGCGGTTACCGGGTCATCGACGCGCTGGCGACGCTCGGGTTCGATTACCCGAAGCGGGGCGAATTCTTCCGTGGTCAGCTGATCGAGTTCATCCGGCTGGCGGGCGAAGAGAACCTCGACATGGATCGTGCCGAGGGCAGCTATGCCGGCGCGATGGGCATGCCGCAGTTCATCCCGTCGAGCTATCGGCACTATGCCGTCGACGGTGACGGCGATGGCGACCGCGACCTGTGGGACAGTCGTCACGACGTCTTTGCCAGCGTGGCCAACTACTTCGTCGAGCACGGCTGGGGGCAGGGCGAGCCGGTGATGTTCGAGGTCGACATCAACGATGCTGACGTCGATGACCTGCTCAACCGCATCCGGGATCTCGAGCCGAAGACGACGCTCGGCGAGTTGCGCGAGCGTGGCGTGTCCGTCCCGGACGATGCGCCGGTGCCGGATGATTTCGACGTCATGCTGTTCACCCTGACCGACGGCGACGACGTGAGCTATCACGTCGGGCTGAACAACTTCTATGTCATCACCCGGTACAATCACAGCGTCCTCTACGCCACCGCCGTCTGGCAGCTGGCCCAGGCCATCCAACGTCGCCGTGAGAGCGAGGCCGGCTGA
- a CDS encoding septal ring lytic transglycosylase RlpA family protein has product MSSPGTITASSTPPPSGSWPRPSNVAVRARPAEVTGNLWRLPAAAAALVWIVLGLAGCAGGPSPERAATDDAVPRAEAPSRRGNPASYTVHGKRYQVLADNAGFRERGLASWYGNKFHGRPTSSGEPYDMYKMTAAHKSLQLPAYVRVTNLDNGKSVIVRVNDRGPFVDDRIIDLSYAAAHKIDMTGRGTVPVEIEVVGPGQQAGGDRDNGNWQATKVPKSGWGDDVFVQVGAFRDRDNAEAIGAKLRRAGLSPVSQVEGGLTRVRVGPFASAAEYDSALERLRELGFHDARMVVMK; this is encoded by the coding sequence ATGTCATCACCCGGTACAATCACAGCGTCCTCTACGCCACCGCCGTCTGGCAGCTGGCCCAGGCCATCCAACGTCGCCGTGAGAGCGAGGCCGGCTGAGGTGACGGGTAACCTCTGGCGCCTTCCCGCCGCTGCTGCGGCGCTTGTCTGGATAGTGCTCGGGCTGGCCGGCTGTGCTGGTGGCCCGTCGCCGGAGCGGGCGGCGACGGACGATGCCGTCCCGCGGGCGGAAGCGCCCTCGCGCCGCGGCAACCCCGCCAGTTACACGGTGCACGGCAAGCGATACCAGGTGCTCGCCGACAATGCGGGCTTTCGCGAGCGCGGGTTGGCCTCCTGGTACGGCAACAAGTTTCACGGCCGGCCGACGTCCTCCGGCGAGCCGTACGACATGTACAAGATGACGGCCGCACACAAGTCGTTGCAGCTGCCCGCCTACGTGCGGGTTACCAACCTCGACAACGGCAAGAGTGTGATCGTGCGAGTCAACGATCGGGGGCCGTTCGTCGATGACCGGATCATCGACCTGTCCTATGCCGCAGCCCACAAGATCGACATGACCGGTCGGGGCACCGTCCCGGTCGAGATCGAGGTGGTCGGCCCGGGGCAGCAGGCCGGTGGTGACAGGGACAATGGGAACTGGCAGGCGACGAAAGTGCCTAAATCTGGCTGGGGCGATGATGTGTTCGTCCAGGTTGGAGCGTTCCGTGACCGCGACAATGCCGAGGCGATCGGTGCGAAGTTGCGCCGGGCGGGATTGTCGCCGGTCAGTCAGGTCGAAGGCGGCCTGACCCGCGTGCGGGTCGGGCCGTTCGCCTCGGCCGCGGAGTACGATTCGGCGCTCGAGCGTCTCCGCGAACTCGGATTTCACGATGCAAGAATGGTGGTAATGAAATGA
- a CDS encoding D-alanyl-D-alanine carboxypeptidase family protein — protein MIKALSTTWRGGWLTGILAATLLSLTATTTQAALPTPGAPDLSARSYVLLDYATDQVIVERDADRPVPPASITKLMTAYLVFQAIKSGDISLDDNVTVSEKAWRMGGSRMFIEVGNKVTVEQLLQGMIVQSGNDAATALAEYVGGNESSFVAQMNATAERLGMDETRFKNPTGWPAEGHVMSARDIATLLSKLIHEFPELYKVFRQKSYTFNGIKQYNREKLLFRNEWVDGGKTGHTEAAGYCLATSGARDGMRLVAVVLGTESDEARNNQAEALLNYGFRFFETVDVRDGGETLATPRVYKGETEQVPVGLRQDLSVLVPKSRRDELAVSLQLDPSLVAPVSQGDALGKLMVRLGDETIAERPVVALADNPEGGIVKQVTDSFWLWWEE, from the coding sequence ATGATCAAGGCCCTGTCCACGACATGGCGCGGAGGGTGGCTGACCGGCATCCTGGCGGCAACCCTGTTGTCCCTGACGGCAACGACGACCCAGGCGGCCCTGCCCACACCCGGGGCGCCGGACCTTTCCGCGCGCTCCTATGTGTTGCTGGACTACGCCACCGATCAGGTCATCGTCGAGCGTGATGCCGACCGGCCGGTGCCGCCGGCGAGCATCACCAAGCTGATGACGGCCTACCTGGTCTTCCAGGCCATCAAGAGCGGTGACATTAGCCTCGACGACAATGTGACCGTCAGCGAAAAGGCCTGGCGCATGGGCGGCTCGCGCATGTTCATCGAGGTGGGCAACAAGGTCACCGTCGAGCAACTCTTGCAGGGCATGATCGTCCAGTCCGGCAACGACGCGGCGACCGCGCTGGCCGAATATGTCGGCGGCAACGAGTCGTCCTTTGTCGCCCAGATGAATGCCACCGCCGAGCGCCTCGGCATGGACGAGACCCGCTTCAAGAACCCCACCGGCTGGCCGGCGGAGGGTCACGTGATGTCCGCGCGCGACATCGCGACCCTGCTCTCGAAGCTGATTCACGAGTTTCCGGAGCTCTACAAGGTCTTCCGCCAGAAGTCCTACACCTTCAACGGCATCAAGCAGTACAACCGCGAGAAGCTGCTGTTCCGCAACGAGTGGGTCGACGGCGGCAAGACGGGGCATACCGAGGCGGCCGGCTACTGCCTGGCAACCTCGGGGGCGCGCGACGGCATGCGGCTGGTGGCAGTGGTGCTGGGCACCGAAAGCGACGAGGCCCGCAACAACCAGGCCGAGGCGCTCCTGAATTACGGCTTCCGCTTTTTCGAGACGGTGGATGTGCGTGACGGCGGCGAAACGCTGGCCACGCCTCGCGTCTACAAGGGTGAGACCGAACAGGTCCCGGTCGGCCTGCGACAGGATCTGTCGGTCCTGGTGCCCAAGAGCCGCCGCGACGAGTTGGCCGTCAGTCTGCAGCTCGATCCGTCGCTGGTCGCGCCGGTAAGCCAGGGCGATGCGCTGGGCAAGCTGATGGTTCGGCTCGGTGACGAGACCATTGCCGAGCGGCCGGTGGTGGCCCTGGCGGACAACCCGGAAGGTGGCATCGTCAAGCAAGTCACCGATAGCTTCTGGTTGTGGTGGGAAGAATGA
- a CDS encoding aminotransferase class IV: MSPTPQAVYLNGEWCTSDSACVSVFDRGYLFGDGVYEVIPAFAGRLFGLDEHMARLSRSLEALGIVPPLKHDDWLAIFERLLASTDAPDAAIYLQVTRGAPAKRDHAWPDASVRPGVMATVSPIGAIDGGARVITLPDERWGRCDIKSINLLPNTMARQQAVEQGCDEAVLVRDGLVMEGAATNLFAVVGGRLLTAPNGPRILPGITRGLLLDLVRRKRLMELDESFISIGALREADEVFLTSSTKDIWPVVEIDGEPVGAGEHAGRAGPITRLLDRHFQALKTRRSDP, encoded by the coding sequence ATGAGCCCAACACCGCAAGCCGTTTATCTGAACGGCGAGTGGTGCACCTCCGATAGTGCCTGCGTGTCGGTGTTCGATCGCGGCTACCTGTTCGGTGACGGGGTCTACGAAGTGATCCCGGCATTTGCCGGACGGTTGTTCGGCCTGGACGAGCACATGGCGCGGCTGTCGCGCAGCCTCGAGGCCCTCGGCATCGTCCCGCCGCTCAAGCACGACGACTGGCTGGCGATATTCGAGCGCCTGCTGGCGAGCACCGATGCCCCCGACGCGGCGATCTACCTGCAGGTAACCCGCGGCGCGCCGGCCAAGCGCGACCACGCCTGGCCCGATGCAAGCGTGCGTCCGGGCGTGATGGCGACGGTCTCGCCGATCGGTGCGATTGACGGCGGGGCGCGCGTGATCACCCTGCCCGACGAGCGCTGGGGGCGGTGCGATATCAAGAGCATCAACCTGCTGCCCAATACGATGGCTCGCCAGCAGGCGGTCGAGCAGGGCTGCGACGAGGCGGTTCTGGTGCGGGACGGCCTGGTGATGGAAGGGGCTGCGACCAATCTGTTCGCGGTGGTTGGCGGTCGTCTGCTGACGGCTCCCAACGGACCGCGTATCCTGCCGGGGATTACGCGCGGCCTGCTGCTCGACCTGGTGCGGCGGAAACGACTGATGGAGCTCGACGAGTCGTTCATCAGCATCGGCGCGTTGCGCGAGGCCGACGAGGTGTTTCTTACCAGTTCCACCAAGGACATCTGGCCGGTGGTCGAAATCGACGGCGAGCCGGTCGGTGCCGGGGAGCACGCCGGCCGCGCCGGGCCGATAACCCGTTTGCTGGATCGGCATTTCCAGGCACTCAAGACACGACGGAGTGATCCATGA
- a CDS encoding YbeD family protein, whose product MSDDPHFRGNGKACDPFAKPSVADDEAALERETLIDFPAEFPIKIMGPATDAFISDIKQAVAGVLGDLPESAWVRRDSAKGRFVSLQVTFTATSRKQIDEVYRAVTAHPDVKMCL is encoded by the coding sequence ATGAGCGACGACCCGCACTTCCGGGGAAACGGCAAGGCCTGCGATCCGTTCGCCAAACCGAGCGTGGCCGACGATGAGGCGGCACTCGAGCGCGAAACGCTGATCGATTTTCCCGCTGAATTCCCCATCAAGATCATGGGCCCGGCCACCGATGCTTTCATCAGCGACATCAAGCAGGCGGTTGCCGGCGTGCTGGGTGATCTGCCGGAGTCGGCCTGGGTGCGCCGCGACAGCGCCAAGGGGCGCTTCGTCAGCCTGCAAGTCACCTTCACGGCCACTTCCCGCAAGCAGATAGACGAGGTCTATCGGGCCGTCACGGCCCACCCGGACGTGAAGATGTGTCTCTGA
- the lipB gene encoding lipoyl(octanoyl) transferase LipB, translating to MLPSPDFHWLGTGRDYRATWAAMRRFTAGRGPDTPDAFWALTHPPVFTQGLAGKPEHLLARGHVPVVATDRGGQVTYHGPGQLLLYTLVDLRRLGLGPRDWVERLEQVVIDWLGERGVAATRREGAPGVYVDGAKIAALGLKIRQGRCYHGLSFNIDMDLEPFARINPCGYQGLAVTDACRVVPGLEADLPGIARALVDRLGRYPAATDKSPDPLEPDSMGKNTA from the coding sequence ATGCTGCCATCCCCTGACTTCCACTGGCTCGGCACCGGTCGCGATTACCGCGCGACCTGGGCGGCGATGCGTCGCTTCACCGCGGGTCGCGGGCCGGACACGCCCGATGCCTTCTGGGCGCTGACCCATCCGCCGGTGTTCACTCAGGGGCTGGCGGGCAAGCCCGAACATCTGTTGGCACGTGGTCATGTCCCGGTGGTGGCCACTGACCGGGGTGGGCAGGTGACCTACCACGGCCCGGGGCAGCTGCTGCTGTACACGCTGGTCGATCTGCGTCGCCTCGGGCTCGGCCCGCGTGACTGGGTAGAGCGGCTGGAGCAGGTGGTAATCGATTGGCTGGGCGAGCGCGGCGTGGCCGCGACGCGGCGAGAGGGTGCGCCGGGGGTGTATGTCGATGGTGCCAAGATCGCGGCGCTCGGCCTGAAAATCCGGCAGGGGCGCTGTTATCATGGCCTGTCGTTCAACATCGACATGGATCTTGAGCCCTTCGCACGCATTAACCCCTGTGGATACCAGGGGCTGGCCGTGACGGATGCCTGCCGTGTCGTCCCGGGCCTCGAGGCCGATCTTCCCGGTATTGCCCGTGCTCTCGTCGATCGGCTGGGCCGGTATCCGGCCGCCACGGACAAATCGCCCGACCCTCTCGAGCCCGATTCCATGGGGAAGAACACAGCATGA
- the lipA gene encoding lipoyl synthase, whose protein sequence is MSQSPDNPFAKTDGPTRAMRSSDKVSRIPVKIEPSEPMRKPSWIRARPQGGAEVQRLKRVVREQGLNTVCEEANCPNLGECFNNGTATFMILGDICTRRCPFCDVAHGKPRPVDPEEPARLAETVRAMGLRYVVITSVDRDDLRDGGAQHFADVIRALREANPGLIVEILTPDFRGRVEKAIDILSAEPPDVFNHNLETVPELYRAARPGASYQGSLDLLAEMKRRCPEVPTKSGLMLGLGETDDQLMNELRDMREHGVDMLTLGQYLQPSMHHLPVKRFVSPEHFAELGRQAEELGFTHVAAGPMVRSSYHADQGGFDVLSQARQPA, encoded by the coding sequence ATGAGCCAGTCTCCCGACAACCCGTTCGCCAAGACCGATGGCCCTACGCGGGCGATGCGTTCCTCCGACAAGGTCTCGCGCATCCCGGTCAAGATCGAGCCGAGCGAGCCGATGCGCAAGCCGAGCTGGATTCGCGCTCGCCCGCAGGGCGGCGCGGAGGTCCAGCGCCTCAAGCGCGTGGTGCGGGAGCAGGGGCTCAACACCGTCTGCGAGGAGGCCAATTGCCCCAATCTGGGCGAGTGCTTCAACAACGGCACGGCGACCTTCATGATCCTCGGCGACATCTGCACGCGCCGCTGCCCGTTCTGCGACGTCGCTCACGGCAAGCCGCGTCCGGTCGACCCCGAGGAGCCGGCGCGCCTGGCCGAAACGGTCCGAGCCATGGGTCTGAGGTATGTCGTGATCACCTCCGTCGATCGCGACGACCTGCGCGACGGTGGTGCCCAGCATTTCGCCGACGTCATCCGTGCGCTGCGCGAGGCCAACCCCGGCCTGATCGTCGAGATTCTCACGCCGGATTTCCGCGGTCGGGTGGAAAAGGCGATCGACATCCTCAGCGCCGAGCCGCCGGACGTCTTCAACCACAACCTGGAGACGGTTCCGGAGCTGTATCGCGCGGCCCGGCCGGGGGCGAGCTACCAAGGCTCGCTGGATCTTCTGGCCGAAATGAAGCGCCGCTGCCCGGAGGTGCCCACCAAGTCCGGCCTGATGCTGGGGCTGGGCGAGACCGACGACCAGCTGATGAACGAACTGCGCGACATGCGCGAGCACGGCGTCGACATGCTCACCCTGGGGCAGTACCTGCAACCTTCCATGCACCACTTGCCGGTCAAGCGTTTCGTCTCGCCCGAGCACTTCGCCGAGCTGGGGCGTCAGGCCGAGGAGTTAGGGTTCACGCATGTGGCCGCCGGCCCGATGGTCCGGTCGTCCTACCATGCCGACCAGGGCGGCTTCGACGTACTCTCCCAGGCGCGTCAGCCTGCCTGA
- a CDS encoding YncE family protein: MTREHNLQRTKGLLPLAVAALCIPITVQAGASAFTGASTYVTLQSSDAVEQLKSGRITSDLKKAHYASIAPDGQELLVTSIDTGQVFQVDAMTGKTEATFDIGDKAQGVKVSPDGKLALAIEPKKGVAAVIDLNDQAVIKEIPVGKTPHNARFTADGKTAYVTLQGEGGIAVVDMERLVRVRKIPIQGMSQPHNLDLSDDGSRLWVRDFTGKVAVLDLERGSVLETFEVGSSHGGIDVIPGGKYVATTAIGSDTVTILDQQRLEKVTELPVGKAPHGIRADADGKQLYVSLTGDREVAIIDTESMKVVKNARTGGDFPFWITVKDNP; encoded by the coding sequence ATGACTCGCGAACACAACCTTCAACGAACAAAGGGACTGCTCCCGCTTGCCGTCGCGGCGCTCTGCATCCCGATCACCGTCCAGGCCGGCGCCTCTGCCTTCACCGGCGCATCCACCTACGTGACCCTGCAGAGCAGCGACGCAGTCGAGCAGCTCAAATCCGGGCGAATCACGTCCGACCTCAAGAAGGCCCACTACGCCTCGATCGCCCCCGACGGCCAAGAGCTGCTGGTCACGAGCATCGATACCGGCCAGGTCTTTCAGGTCGACGCGATGACCGGCAAGACGGAGGCGACGTTCGACATCGGTGACAAGGCCCAGGGCGTCAAGGTCTCGCCCGACGGAAAGCTGGCTCTGGCCATCGAGCCGAAAAAAGGCGTAGCCGCCGTCATCGACCTGAACGATCAAGCCGTGATCAAGGAAATCCCGGTTGGCAAGACGCCGCACAATGCGCGGTTCACGGCCGACGGGAAAACGGCCTACGTCACCCTTCAGGGCGAAGGGGGCATTGCCGTCGTCGACATGGAACGGCTGGTACGAGTCCGCAAGATCCCGATCCAAGGCATGTCCCAGCCGCACAACCTTGACCTTTCCGATGATGGCAGCCGGCTGTGGGTGCGCGATTTCACCGGCAAGGTGGCCGTACTCGATCTGGAACGTGGGTCGGTCCTCGAAACGTTCGAGGTTGGCTCGAGCCACGGCGGCATCGACGTGATCCCCGGCGGTAAGTACGTCGCAACCACCGCCATTGGCAGTGACACTGTCACGATTCTCGACCAGCAACGACTCGAGAAGGTGACCGAACTGCCAGTCGGCAAGGCACCGCACGGCATCCGCGCCGATGCCGACGGCAAGCAGCTGTACGTCTCGCTGACCGGTGACCGCGAAGTAGCGATCATCGACACGGAGTCAATGAAGGTGGTCAAGAACGCGCGGACGGGGGGCGACTTCCCCTTCTGGATCACGGTCAAGGACAACCCCTGA